The Phaseolus vulgaris cultivar G19833 chromosome 10, P. vulgaris v2.0, whole genome shotgun sequence DNA window ATGCCTTTTTAAGTatgggatttttttttatatttttaaaatgcttactttttattgaatatttattttataaaccagTACCAATATTTGTGGAACATTgttgtgttttcttttattcCAGTAGTTTCCACTATGCATTTATGCTTTGTTTTTGAGTTTGTATAGCTGATTCCATGATGACTTGAATAACTTACCTAATGTCTTGGGAGTCTTGTAACCAATCCTGAAATTAGTGTGATTCAATGGAAAAAATTAAGGAGTGTGTATCTGTCTCATCGAAACCAATGCTTCAGATTCCATTATTCTATTTTGGAATAAAAGATAAGGAGGATAATGTTGTTTTATTGAGTGATGTGATTGTTTTTGGCTACTGCccttatataataattaataattctgAAAACTGTATATTAAAGGACCTGAAGAATTATTCAGTTTTAGAAAGGTTTGTTGCAGCCATTTTTAATTCAGTAGTATGCCAGTTAAAAAATTTCTCTGGAAGATCTTGGCAAAAATAGCCATTATTTTAATCTGCTTTCAACTTTTATACTCAATCATCACGTGTCTCTGGAAGATCTTGACTAAATAGTCATTCTCTATGTTTCTTTGGTTGGTAGTTTATGTATGCTGCACATGCATTCTGCATATTGACAGTGTGCTAAGTGTTCTATTCTTAGTGCGAATTCTGTTTTCTGCATTAGGCTAGGCATGACATTGTCATGAATTGATTTGAAGATGATCTTGCTTCAATGTTGAGCACGGTATGAATTATTATGAACACTTTGGAATTTTAGCAGAAAGTTCATTTGTGTTTCTATTGTTGGTCATCAAATTAACTTTCTATCACTCTTCTTTTAGTAAACTGTTAATTTCGGACAAACACTAGAGTCAAGAAGCAAGTAAATGAAATTCAAATCCATTGTAATTTCTGTCACTGTTGACCCAACAGTTACACTGTATTGCCATGAAAATTATTTGAAGCAATTACCTTCTTTCAAGAACTTTggtttttatgaaattatatataGTTTGAGCTTTGTTTAGTAGTGTTGCACCTTAATTTTGTGATTAGTTGAAATGATATGTTATTGTTGTGTTAATAGGTCTTTAATTGTTTGATCTTGCAATCATTGTTGTCATGAATTATGCAGATACAATAATGAAGAGTTCAAGATTGAAGAAATGGGCTGTGGGATTTGCAGTTGGAAATGAAGGAAAGGCAACGTTGGAAGGCTGAAGAGGATGCATTGTTATGTGCTTATGTTAGAGAGTATGGTCCTAGGGAATGGAACCTTGTGTCTCAGCGCATGAACACAACTCTGAACAGGGATGCAAAGTCATGCTTAGAAAGGTGGAAGAACTACCTGAAGCCTGGCATCAAGAAGGGGTCTCTAACGGAGGAAGAGCAGCACCATGTGATCCGGCTTCAAGCGAAACACGGCAACAAGTGGAAGAAAATTGCTGCAGAAGTTCCTGGTAGAACTGCCAAGAGGTTAGGGAAGTGGTGGGAAGTGTTCAAGGAGAAGCAACAAAGGGAGAAACAAGAGATTAACAAAGCAATTGGTCCAGTTGATAACACCAAATATGATCACATTCTTGAGACTTTTGCTGAGAAGCTAGTGAAAGAACACCCTTCACAATCATCATACCTTATGGCTGCTTCTACTGGACCATTTATCCATACTGATGCACATGCAACTGTTCCTGCACCTGCACCTGCATCTGCAGCAGCAGCATTGCTTCCTCCTTGGCTTTCAAATTCTAGCACCACCAATCCCTCACCAGCAATTATGCCACCTTCCCCTTCTGTGACCCTCAGTCTCTCATCAACTGCACCTCCTCCCCCTTGGTTGAATGTAACAACACCTCATGGTGATGGCATAGTAGTTTCAGAGTTAATAGACTGCTGCAAGGAGTTGGAAGAAGGGCATCATGCTATGGTGGTGCACAGGAAGGAGGCAGCATGGCTGTTAAGAAGGGTGGAGCTGCAGTTGGAGGCAGAGAAGGGAAACAGAAGGAGGGAAAAGATGGAGGAAATTGAAGCAAAGATTAAGGCTCTGGGGGAAGAAAAGAATGCTGCTTTGGATAGGATAGAAGCAGAATATAGAGAACAGTTAGCAGGGTTGAGAAGAGATGcagaaagcaaggagaagaagttGGTTGAGGAATGGAATGCAAAGCACATGAGGGTAGTGAAGTGTATGGAACAAGTAGGATGCAGAATATCCAGAATTGCTGAGCCTAATGGAAGATAAATAGAAGAAATTATTCAGAAATTTGCTCTTTATGTAGTTTGGATCTTGTAGTCCAACTATCTATTTGTATTGATCTTGCACTAGTTGCATCCATCTTCCTGAATTGAATTCTTGCTGTGTTCAAATTTCCCTTCAACTGTGTTGCATCTCAGTGAAGGAATTCTTGCTGTGTTCTAATTTTCCTGCAAACTGTGTTGCATCTCAGTGAAGGAAGGATGTGTTGGTTCTGAAGAAATTGCTACTCATTTGGGTAATCttgtttatatataataatagtttgaAACAGGTTTATATGGAGAACGTTTGATTGGTGCAAAAAATATGTGAACAGTGAATATAGATTGTTCTTTGATTCTATTTCAATAGTtggtattaaaaaataagtacatAAATAATGTGTCactatctatttttttattttatttttatatagttATATCATTCGAATTCTCggttttttgaatttaaaaatattttgtttagttAGATGAAGTTAGCTTatgatttatgattttatttatttatttaatgaaaatagGTTGTTTTTAACAAAGAATTAAAAGAGATATAATTAATTTACTCTTTATTTTACCAGACCGAACTTCGACCTTCATTTTTGGTTCGTGGTTGCTGATGCCCCACAGAATTCGATTCCTTGATGGTTGAattttgagaatttttttttctctaggGGTGggtgaggaagaagaaagaaaaataaaattaaaaataacttttttgaaagtaaaaactgattttgaaaaaactaattaagattgggagaaatttttttaaatcgtTTGAGaggaaagaaattaaaaagttatgtaaggtgaaatatattttggttttgtagaaaatataaatattttaaaatggaaggaaatattaaatttttgtgaatttttattggtcaattaaaaatttgaaaggattttaaaaaagtagtttgaaatataaaatgaataaaaatatatgtagtgcattttttatgtttcaaaataggaaaaagtaaaagaaaaatgttttgtattaaataaatgtattaaaaattgaCTTAAATTTTgggagtttttttttaatttgtatgagGGGGGAGGGGAGGAGGAGAGGGGGGAATAAAACAAACATTGTTTTTTcttaattgttttttgaaattaaagttttgtttatttcttggttaaaaatgaaaataaattaataatataaaaatgattgaattaaaattttgaaagaataaTAAAGATGAAAAGAGAATGAAATGATATAGTTTATATGTGATGAAAACTATTTAGTCTTGAAACTTTTAGTTAAGAAGATAAATAAAGATCGAGTATTATTGGAGGAAAAACACTCATAAATTGAAGAATATTTGTTTTCTTCCTaatcttgtaaaaattgtataggGTAGTTAGGAATTATTTTTGGAACAAGTAGAgtagggtgtaaatagaaaagatAGTAGGGTGTAAAATAGGAAAAGAGGGGTGCAAATAGGAAATTAGACAAGGATGATATGAAAGTCCACATGTCATTTccttaatggagaggattttCCTCCAATGAAGACATGTCACTTGTCACTCTCCCAATAAAGAGGATTTGCACTAATAAGGaggtgacacttgtcacactctcatttgagaggttTTGAAAGACTTTCTCTTATAAATAGGGGTCTTTTGTACATGTTTTTTAACTTTGATTAGAGTAAAGAATTGTTGTCCATTTTTTTAGAAACTTCTACTTGTCAAAGTTCTCTTTAGAGTTATTTTCTTGCTTGACAAATTTCTAGACTCCTCCTAGTAGTGTTGGCCCAACCTCAATCTAAAAACTAAGTGTTGGTCTAACCTCACTTAGATTGAAGTCATAATTTCCATCTCCTCTTTGAATTTTTCTACACTTCTTACATGTTTTCACTATCATTCATCATTTGTACAAGAAATTCAAACCAAAACATTGAAGAAGAAGATCTACACATGAGCATGCAAAGTCGGATTGCATCATTTAGCAGCCACAAAATTTCCTCTGTAGATCTTGTTAACTTGGCATACAGTTCAATCATTGTAGGAAATGGAAATAAAGACTTCCAAGTTAACAATTGATAAACATTTTCATTAGTTATTATCTAACTAACATCATACCTTGCCCTTATGTGGTTAACTGAGCTTGGAAGTAGTACAACTTCATCAATATTGTCTGATTTGGAAGTCCCAAAGCGCCACAAAATTTCTCATTTAATGTTTCGTTTGCATCCGAGTGAACACTATTCGCTCagatagaaaagaaaagaaaatgttggTTTGTTTCCAATGAATTAAGCGAATTGAAAAACGTTGATTTGGGGAAGAGGGATAACAACAATCCCCTCTACCATGCAAAGAAAAACCGTAAAAGTTTACAAAAATTTACATATATCagtaaaaagttaaaattatccttaattatttttttatacacatataaaataaaactttatatattataataaaaaatattatatatttataatataaataataattaattataataataaaataaacatatttatataataataatataaatgtatttagatagtaatagtaaaataaaataaattagtatataaatgtgttctcgccggttgacttggGTGGAAAGTTCTGCTTCTAACCTGTCTCCTTTAGATTCTGTTCTACGTCTTCTCGTCTCATTGGAACGTGGCTTTATTGAGACAGAGGGgactctacctgttgatcacactccgacgatcaagtcagtgagaacttaagaaaataagataagtattcagtttcagtctagtattcagaaacaacgtacctttaccttgggtctcaagccccttttataactACTCTTGTAATGGCTTTCactcacgagaatataatctcaactggAAGCATACGTAACAGAAAAACATTATGTTCACGGGCACCTTCACTCATGGTGCTACAACAAAAGAGAATCTAATGCACCTTTATTCTCGGGTGCTTTCTACTCATTAACaactttatattttcaattaacaGCTTTATGCATACATATATTCAGTTAACAACTACAAATATATTGATGCATACACTTATCTATtaacatatatacatatttaaCTAACAACCTCTTATTAATACCTGAcaaaacttattattttaattattttccatCGGGCTTACCAATAAAACTGACCAAACTCATGACCCACCCGCTGGGCCCAACAACTGAGCTGACCTACCCACATGCTCAAATCGAGGTCCCGAGATCCCGAGTGCTCCTGCCcgatacacaagcccccaggctcgagctgaGCTTGGCTAAGCGAAGAGGCTTTTGAGTGCTTTGGCAGCTGACCTGATGGTTTCTCAGTGGGTAGGTGTGGCGTAGTGCACAAAGTGTTTTTTGAGGTGACGTCTCACCACACTCAATCCCAAGCGTAGACGTGGCACATCCATCAACGGTGGGAAAGCATTGTCGCTTGCCATTCCCCTTTGAAATTCTCACTCCTACTCCACTACTCCATTTCCCCAAAATCTCCCTCCTTTCGTCTTCTTCCTCACACAATCTTTCACTCTTCAGAAAACTCCTCGCACTCTCAaaacttcttctttaagatttcctcttcctcttgcgCCATCAAGATCTTCTTCAACAAAGTAAACTCTTTTCTTCACTTGCTTAACATAACATGTACTTTCTCTTTACCATTCTCCATCATCAAGCATTTATTTATCGATTATACTGCATGGGCTCATCATTAAGCCTTTCATATTATTAATCACATTACTGGAGCTGTGATCCTTTATGGATTTACCATTTTCTGTTGATAATTGTTGCTTACCGGCTAATTGCATTGCATGATTGTATGGTTCCCCTTATCTCCATTGGCTGACAAGAAACGAGATAGGGCAGTCATGCGTCCAGTTAGCTGCTAGACCTCTTTCACATTGGCATGGCTCCTCATTCCTATGATGACAATACATTTGTCGGGGATCGCCTTTATACCCCTTTCAGTCAGCAAAAACTCAAGGAACTTCTCTGCTTCTACCCCGAACACACACTtatctggattcagcttcaaattatatttagttattttcgTGAATAGCTCCTCCAAGTCAACAATGTGCTGATCTCTCTCTTTTGACACACGTATCGGACACGCCTTTTAAATGGTGTGTCCATGTCAGACACACGTATCAGACACcaacactcgtatgacactcgTATAATACATATCGGTGAAgtgtctaatttaaaaaaatatttgttagatttttgacaattttaacacgattctaatacaattttaaaaagaaaaagtacattaattttttaaaagatcaaacttattgtataaattttattatgattataaaattaagGAACAAATATTTTGAAACCAAAACCATGAGAAACatctttttgttaaaaaaaaaataaaacatacttATTCATGtcaatctttattgtcaatttatataatttgtaattatataacatataaatttgtgtttcgtatcctatattttagaaattatacgtaTCTTCGTGTCCATATCGTATCAATGTCGATGAGTTTAAATTGGATTAaactaaaaattcaaattaattcaattaatttgatttgaattttataatcgagttaatttcaatcaaaaaattattttatatttttattcatttaaaaacattattctaGAAAACTTACTAAGATATAAACCCTTGAATCTGCACCACTCACCCACAGAAGACAAAACAGCACCATCCTCACTACTCCACCCATGCTTCTCTGAAACTTTCTTTCATCATGGCCGTTCGAGCAGTAGCCACCTGCTCCCTCTTCCGCCCTCCCTCTCCGTCCCTCTTCTCCGCCACCCTCCGCCTCTACTCCTCTCGCTACCGCTTCTCCCGCTCCCTCCGTCATGCCTCCCACTCCCACGCCCGCTCCATCCACTCTGTCTTCGACACTGTCATGGAAGAGCTCCGTGCCACGCGCAGAAGCCGCCACAAGCGCGTTTCCGCCGCGGCTTCAAGGTACTCTACTACTCTCTCCTTAGCAAGGTTTATTGCCATATCTTCTATTTCAAATCGTGTAAACAACTCTGTCTGTGCCTTCAAATTGCAGTCTCGAATCGTAGGGTATGTTTGGATAAAGTTTTCTTCATCTTCCCACGCCCttacaaaataaatgaaaaaataaacaaaattagttTTTCTGCAAGGTATTTTATGTATAAACAAATAACTAGAAACGTTTCGATATCAACTTCATCACATTCTCTCCATAACAAGAGAgcattaaattaatttgaaccTTGTTGCCCAGTGAAAAGTAACAGTTTCAAACATGGTAGTGGGAATCGCCTTAGGAGCACGGCTGATGTTGTCTGTCACGCAAAGGCTTTGCAAGCTAGTGAGGCTTTATTTatgttgagaaaaaaatttaataaagtaAAAGAGATATGCTATCTTTAATAATGAAGATATGATATGCATTCCtattaatacatatataatctagatattctttattatataatatttgctccttatttttataattataactatCTTGTTCAAGTTGGAGCATAAGTCATATGTGTCCGGTTTGCTGCAAATAGAATCGATATTTGATCCTCTTAAAAATTTTGTGAGTATGTCAGCTAATTGTTCACAAGAGTTGACAAATTGAGTGATGACTCTAGTTTTCTCTTATGAAATGATAATTCTCCTCACTATGTTTCGTTAGAGAAAGAGAGGACTAAAGGCAATGGTAATACTGCGTAGTTGTCACATATAAGGTGCAGTTGAGAattgttttttcaaatttaagcaCTTTGAAGAGTTGTTTTAGCCATATGAGCTCACACGTGACTATCACCATTGCATGTATTTTGCTACTACACTTGATCTTGCcaaaaca harbors:
- the LOC137819242 gene encoding transcription factor AS1-like, whose protein sequence is MKERQRWKAEEDALLCAYVREYGPREWNLVSQRMNTTLNRDAKSCLERWKNYLKPGIKKGSLTEEEQHHVIRLQAKHGNKWKKIAAEVPGRTAKRLGKWWEVFKEKQQREKQEINKAIGPVDNTKYDHILETFAEKLVKEHPSQSSYLMAASTGPFIHTDAHATVPAPAPASAAAALLPPWLSNSSTTNPSPAIMPPSPSVTLSLSSTAPPPPWLNVTTPHGDGIVVSELIDCCKELEEGHHAMVVHRKEAAWLLRRVELQLEAEKGNRRREKMEEIEAKIKALGEEKNAALDRIEAEYREQLAGLRRDAESKEKKLVEEWNAKHMRVVKCMEQVGCRISRIAEPNGR